A single region of the Betta splendens chromosome 12, fBetSpl5.4, whole genome shotgun sequence genome encodes:
- the m17 gene encoding IL-6 subfamily cytokine M17 gives MSGHVKSLRLQQPMGPATTFLSLLLVMAVDITRTVAASRNPECGNSLKRTLKVTYLLQKETTDLIRTYKASQGEMSELLCTVSVSDIPDAIISGLEPSERIASIYAHLKAFVPHFKRVYEQQTDLQPPASPLMFELSTVRARSRNLAALVSDFYQGLYPNLPVPEPAGGPTTLPPPQNVFQQKVYGCAVLKTYKKLLLNVSRELRDLRGHVCRRRMAVNTLFFF, from the exons ATGAGCGGTCATGTAAAGAGCCTGCGTCTCCAGCAGCCAATGGGACCGGCCACCA cgttcctctccctcctgctggTTATGGCTGTTGATATAACAAGAACCGTGGCGGCGAGCAGAAACCCAGAGTGTGGGAATTCCCTGAAGCGTACTCTGAAGGTCACCTATCTCCTGCAGAAAGAAACCACGGACCTGATCAGAACCTAT AAAGCCTCTCAGGGAGAGATGTCGGAGCTCCTCTGCACTGTGTCCGTCAGCGACATCCCGGACGCCATCATCTCCGGCCTGGAGCCCTCGGAGCGCATAGCGAGCATCTACGCGCACCTGAAGGCCTTCGTGCCGCATTTCAAGCGCGTGTACGAGCAGCAGACGGACCTGCAGCCGCCGGCGAGCCCCCTGATGTTTGAGCTCTCCACCGTCCGCGCCCGGAGCCGGAACCTGGCCGCCCTGGTCAGCGACTTCTATCAGGGCCTCTATCCCAACCTGCCGGTGCCGGAGCCGGCGGGGGGTCCCACAACACTACCGCCCCCCCAGAACGTGTTCCAGCAGAAGGTCTACGGCTGCGCCGTCCTCAAGACGTACAAGAAGCTCCTGTTGAACGTTTCCAGGGAGCTGAGAGACCTGAGAGGCCACGtttgcaggaggaggatggcGGTGAAcacgctcttcttcttctga
- the tescb gene encoding tescalcin b, producing MVATETRSPGIRFVSCGFDTTPVAFGLRLERPRRVCVGVMGLLQSSPGEPQYIDLAEKTGFSFEQIAVLHKRFKQLSHNEETLRRDRFNEIPDLAFNPIRAQIIEAFFDRRNYRQNGQGAVDEIRFEEFVVVMSHFRPPSPHMTEEQREGVRREKLQFLFNMHDTDSDGTITLEEYRHVVEELLSRSGALGTEAAKSIADAAMLEVKSISVGDTKPDDFYEGIKFEDFLKLLNGFEIESRMSIRFLNMDATTLCK from the exons ATGGTTGCCACCGAAACGCGTTCCCCCGGAATCCGCTTCGTTTCCTGCGGGTTCGATACGACTCCCGTCGCTTTCGGGCTGCGGCTCGAGCGGCCTCGTCGGGTCTGCGTCGGAGTCATGGGTCTGCTGCAGTCGTCGCCCGGTGAACCGCAGTACATCGATCTGGCGGAGAAGACGGGCT TTTCCTTCGAGCAGATCGCTGTCCTGCATAAAAGGTTCAAGCAGCTGAGCCACAATGAGGAAACTTTGCG gAGAGATCGCTTCAACGAAATCCCCGACCTGGCCTTCAACCCCATCCGCGCGCAGATTATAGAGGCCTTCTTCGACCGGAG GAACTACCGGCAGAACGGCCAGGGCGCAGTGGACGAGATCCGCTTCGAGGAGTTCGTGGTGGTCATGTCCCACTTCAGGCCACCGTCGCCGCACATGACGGAGGAGCAGCGCGAGGGCGTCCGCAGGGAGAAGCTGCAAT TTCTGTTCAACATGCACGACACAGACAGCGATGGAACCATCACCCTGGAGGAGTACAGACAC gtggtggaggagctgttgtCCCGCAGCGGGGCGCTGGGCACGGAGGCGGCCAAAAGCATCGCAGACGCAGCCATGCTGGAGGTGAAGAGCATCTCAGTGGGCGACACG AAACCCGATGACTTCTATGAGGGCATTAAATTTGAGGATTTTCTCAAG TTGCTGAATGGCTTCGAGATCGAGTCGAGAATGAGCATCCGCTTTCTGAATATGGACGCGACGACGCTGTGTAAGTGA